One window of Grus americana isolate bGruAme1 chromosome 18, bGruAme1.mat, whole genome shotgun sequence genomic DNA carries:
- the ZNF207 gene encoding BUB3-interacting and GLEBS motif-containing protein ZNF207 isoform X2: MGRKKKKQLKPWCWYCNRDFDDEKILIQHQKAKHFKCHICHKKLYTGPGLAIHCMQVHKETIDAVPNAIPGRTDIELEIYGMEGIPEKDMEERRRLLEQKTQESQKKKQQDDSDEYEDDESAASTSFQPQQVQPQQGYIPPMAQPGLPPVPGAPGMPPGIPPLMAGVPPMMPGMPPVMPGMPPGLHQQRKYMQSFCGGNMMMPMGGMMPPGPGIPPLMPGMPPGRSGLSNSYYGMPPPVGPRPGMPPMTQAQPVTAPGILNRPPAPAASAPTPQPPVTKPLFPSAGQMGTPVTSSSTASSNSESLSASSNALFPSTAQAAAAVPGPVGTDFKPLNSTPATTTEPPKPTFPAYTQSTASTTSTTNSTAAKPATSITSKPATLTTTSATSKLIHPDEDISLEERRAQLPKYQRNLPRPGQASLGNPPVGPIGGMMPPQPGIPPQQQGMRPPMPPHGQYGAHHQGMPGYLPGAMPPYGQGPPMVPPYQSGPPRPPMGMRPPVMSQGGRY; encoded by the exons ATGGGCCGTAAGaagaagaagcagctgaagCCTTGGTGCTG GTATTGTAACAGGGATTTTGATGATGAAAAAATTCTTATACAGcatcaaaaagcaaagcactttAAATGCCATATATGTCATAAGAAACTGTATACAGGACCTGGTTTAGCTATACATTGCATGCAG gtacATAAAGAAACAATAGATGCTGTTCCAAATGCTATTCCTGGAAGAACAGACATTGAACTGGAAATCTATGGCATGGAGGGCATTCCAGAAAAAGATATGGAGGAACGGAGGAGGTTACTTGAACAAAAAACTCAGG AGAgccaaaagaagaaacaacaggATGATTCTGATGAGTATGAAGATGATGAATCTGCAGCTTCAACTTCGTTTCAACCCCAGCAAGTTCAGCCACAGCAGGGGTACATTCCCCCAATGGCACAACCAGGTTTGCCTCCTGTGCCAGGTGCACCAGGGATGCCTCCAG gtatACCACCATTAATGGCAGGTGTTCCACCTATGATGCCTGGAATGCCTCCAGTTATGCCTGGAATGCCACCTGG ATTACATcaacagagaaaatacatgCAGTCATTTTGTGGTGGAAACAT gATGATGCCGATGGGTGGAATGATGCCTCCTGGGCCAGGAATACCACCTCTTATGCCTGGTATGCCACCAGGTAGGTCAGGGTTGTCGAACTCGTACTATG GTATGCCACCGCCTGTTGGTCCTCGTCCTGGGATGCCTCCAATGACACAAGCACAGCCTGTTACAGCACCGGGCATTCTTAACAggcccccagctcctgctgcatcGGCACCTACTCCCCAGCCTCCAGTTACTAAACCACTCTTCCCAAGTGCAGGGCAG ATGGGGACACCTGTCACAAGCTCAAGTACAGCTTCCTCCAATTCAGAAAGTCTGTCAGCATCTTCTAACGCTCTGTTTCCTAGCACAGCACAA gctgcagcagctgttccAGGTCCAGTTGGTACTGATTTCAAACCTTTGAATTCTACACCCGCAACAACAACAGAACCCCCAAAACCTACATTCCCTGCTTACACGCAGTCTACAGCCTCAACCACTAGCACGACAAACAGTACTGCAGCTAAACCAGCTACATCCATAACAAGTAAGCCTGCTACCCTCACAACAACCAGTGCAACCAGTAAGTTGATCCATCCAGATGAGGATATATCACTG GAAGAGAGAAGGGCACAGTTGCCTAAGTATCAGCGTAATCTTCCTCGACCAGGACAAGCTTCCTTGGGTAATCCACCAGTTGGGCCAATTGGAGGTATGATGCCACCACAGCCAGGAATTCCTCCACAACAGCAAGGAATGAGACCTCCCATGCCACCTCATG GTCAGTATGGTGCTCATCACCAGGGCATGCCAGGATATCTTCCTGGAGCGATGCCTCCATACGGTCAGGGACCTCCGATGGTGCCCCCTTACCAAAGTGGACCTCCTCGACCTCCAATGGGAATGAGACCTCCTGTAATGTCACAGGGTGGCCGCTACTGA
- the ZNF207 gene encoding BUB3-interacting and GLEBS motif-containing protein ZNF207 isoform X4, whose translation MGRKKKKQLKPWCWYCNRDFDDEKILIQHQKAKHFKCHICHKKLYTGPGLAIHCMQVHKETIDAVPNAIPGRTDIELEIYGMEGIPEKDMEERRRLLEQKTQESQKKKQQDDSDEYEDDESAASTSFQPQQVQPQQGYIPPMAQPGLPPVPGAPGMPPGIPPLMAGVPPMMPGMPPVMPGMPPGLHQQRKYMQSFCGGNMMMPMGGMMPPGPGIPPLMPGMPPGMPPPVGPRPGMPPMTQAQPVTAPGILNRPPAPAASAPTPQPPVTKPLFPSAGQMGTPVTSSSTASSNSESLSASSNALFPSTAQAAAAVPGPVGTDFKPLNSTPATTTEPPKPTFPAYTQSTASTTSTTNSTAAKPATSITSKPATLTTTSATSKLIHPDEDISLEERRAQLPKYQRNLPRPGQASLGNPPVGPIGGMMPPQPGIPPQQQGMRPPMPPHGQYGAHHQGMPGYLPGAMPPYGQGPPMVPPYQSGPPRPPMGMRPPVMSQGGRY comes from the exons ATGGGCCGTAAGaagaagaagcagctgaagCCTTGGTGCTG GTATTGTAACAGGGATTTTGATGATGAAAAAATTCTTATACAGcatcaaaaagcaaagcactttAAATGCCATATATGTCATAAGAAACTGTATACAGGACCTGGTTTAGCTATACATTGCATGCAG gtacATAAAGAAACAATAGATGCTGTTCCAAATGCTATTCCTGGAAGAACAGACATTGAACTGGAAATCTATGGCATGGAGGGCATTCCAGAAAAAGATATGGAGGAACGGAGGAGGTTACTTGAACAAAAAACTCAGG AGAgccaaaagaagaaacaacaggATGATTCTGATGAGTATGAAGATGATGAATCTGCAGCTTCAACTTCGTTTCAACCCCAGCAAGTTCAGCCACAGCAGGGGTACATTCCCCCAATGGCACAACCAGGTTTGCCTCCTGTGCCAGGTGCACCAGGGATGCCTCCAG gtatACCACCATTAATGGCAGGTGTTCCACCTATGATGCCTGGAATGCCTCCAGTTATGCCTGGAATGCCACCTGG ATTACATcaacagagaaaatacatgCAGTCATTTTGTGGTGGAAACAT gATGATGCCGATGGGTGGAATGATGCCTCCTGGGCCAGGAATACCACCTCTTATGCCTGGTATGCCACCAG GTATGCCACCGCCTGTTGGTCCTCGTCCTGGGATGCCTCCAATGACACAAGCACAGCCTGTTACAGCACCGGGCATTCTTAACAggcccccagctcctgctgcatcGGCACCTACTCCCCAGCCTCCAGTTACTAAACCACTCTTCCCAAGTGCAGGGCAG ATGGGGACACCTGTCACAAGCTCAAGTACAGCTTCCTCCAATTCAGAAAGTCTGTCAGCATCTTCTAACGCTCTGTTTCCTAGCACAGCACAA gctgcagcagctgttccAGGTCCAGTTGGTACTGATTTCAAACCTTTGAATTCTACACCCGCAACAACAACAGAACCCCCAAAACCTACATTCCCTGCTTACACGCAGTCTACAGCCTCAACCACTAGCACGACAAACAGTACTGCAGCTAAACCAGCTACATCCATAACAAGTAAGCCTGCTACCCTCACAACAACCAGTGCAACCAGTAAGTTGATCCATCCAGATGAGGATATATCACTG GAAGAGAGAAGGGCACAGTTGCCTAAGTATCAGCGTAATCTTCCTCGACCAGGACAAGCTTCCTTGGGTAATCCACCAGTTGGGCCAATTGGAGGTATGATGCCACCACAGCCAGGAATTCCTCCACAACAGCAAGGAATGAGACCTCCCATGCCACCTCATG GTCAGTATGGTGCTCATCACCAGGGCATGCCAGGATATCTTCCTGGAGCGATGCCTCCATACGGTCAGGGACCTCCGATGGTGCCCCCTTACCAAAGTGGACCTCCTCGACCTCCAATGGGAATGAGACCTCCTGTAATGTCACAGGGTGGCCGCTACTGA
- the ZNF207 gene encoding BUB3-interacting and GLEBS motif-containing protein ZNF207 isoform X7 produces MGRKKKKQLKPWCWYCNRDFDDEKILIQHQKAKHFKCHICHKKLYTGPGLAIHCMQVHKETIDAVPNAIPGRTDIELEIYGMEGIPEKDMEERRRLLEQKTQESQKKKQQDDSDEYEDDESAASTSFQPQQVQPQQGYIPPMAQPGLPPVPGAPGMPPGIPPLMAGVPPMMPGMPPVMPGMPPGMMPMGGMMPPGPGIPPLMPGMPPGMPPPVGPRPGMPPMTQAQPVTAPGILNRPPAPAASAPTPQPPVTKPLFPSAGQMGTPVTSSSTASSNSESLSASSNALFPSTAQAAAAVPGPVGTDFKPLNSTPATTTEPPKPTFPAYTQSTASTTSTTNSTAAKPATSITSKPATLTTTSATSKLIHPDEDISLEERRAQLPKYQRNLPRPGQASLGNPPVGPIGGMMPPQPGIPPQQQGMRPPMPPHGQYGAHHQGMPGYLPGAMPPYGQGPPMVPPYQSGPPRPPMGMRPPVMSQGGRY; encoded by the exons ATGGGCCGTAAGaagaagaagcagctgaagCCTTGGTGCTG GTATTGTAACAGGGATTTTGATGATGAAAAAATTCTTATACAGcatcaaaaagcaaagcactttAAATGCCATATATGTCATAAGAAACTGTATACAGGACCTGGTTTAGCTATACATTGCATGCAG gtacATAAAGAAACAATAGATGCTGTTCCAAATGCTATTCCTGGAAGAACAGACATTGAACTGGAAATCTATGGCATGGAGGGCATTCCAGAAAAAGATATGGAGGAACGGAGGAGGTTACTTGAACAAAAAACTCAGG AGAgccaaaagaagaaacaacaggATGATTCTGATGAGTATGAAGATGATGAATCTGCAGCTTCAACTTCGTTTCAACCCCAGCAAGTTCAGCCACAGCAGGGGTACATTCCCCCAATGGCACAACCAGGTTTGCCTCCTGTGCCAGGTGCACCAGGGATGCCTCCAG gtatACCACCATTAATGGCAGGTGTTCCACCTATGATGCCTGGAATGCCTCCAGTTATGCCTGGAATGCCACCTGG gATGATGCCGATGGGTGGAATGATGCCTCCTGGGCCAGGAATACCACCTCTTATGCCTGGTATGCCACCAG GTATGCCACCGCCTGTTGGTCCTCGTCCTGGGATGCCTCCAATGACACAAGCACAGCCTGTTACAGCACCGGGCATTCTTAACAggcccccagctcctgctgcatcGGCACCTACTCCCCAGCCTCCAGTTACTAAACCACTCTTCCCAAGTGCAGGGCAG ATGGGGACACCTGTCACAAGCTCAAGTACAGCTTCCTCCAATTCAGAAAGTCTGTCAGCATCTTCTAACGCTCTGTTTCCTAGCACAGCACAA gctgcagcagctgttccAGGTCCAGTTGGTACTGATTTCAAACCTTTGAATTCTACACCCGCAACAACAACAGAACCCCCAAAACCTACATTCCCTGCTTACACGCAGTCTACAGCCTCAACCACTAGCACGACAAACAGTACTGCAGCTAAACCAGCTACATCCATAACAAGTAAGCCTGCTACCCTCACAACAACCAGTGCAACCAGTAAGTTGATCCATCCAGATGAGGATATATCACTG GAAGAGAGAAGGGCACAGTTGCCTAAGTATCAGCGTAATCTTCCTCGACCAGGACAAGCTTCCTTGGGTAATCCACCAGTTGGGCCAATTGGAGGTATGATGCCACCACAGCCAGGAATTCCTCCACAACAGCAAGGAATGAGACCTCCCATGCCACCTCATG GTCAGTATGGTGCTCATCACCAGGGCATGCCAGGATATCTTCCTGGAGCGATGCCTCCATACGGTCAGGGACCTCCGATGGTGCCCCCTTACCAAAGTGGACCTCCTCGACCTCCAATGGGAATGAGACCTCCTGTAATGTCACAGGGTGGCCGCTACTGA
- the ZNF207 gene encoding BUB3-interacting and GLEBS motif-containing protein ZNF207 isoform X13 — translation MGRKKKKQLKPWCWYCNRDFDDEKILIQHQKAKHFKCHICHKKLYTGPGLAIHCMQVHKETIDAVPNAIPGRTDIELEIYGMEGIPEKDMEERRRLLEQKTQESQKKKQQDDSDEYEDDESAASTSFQPQQVQPQQGYIPPMAQPGLPPVPGAPGMPPGIPPLMAGVPPMMPGMPPVMPGMPPGMMPMGGMMPPGPGIPPLMPGMPPGMPPPVGPRPGMPPMTQAQPVTAPGILNRPPAPAASAPTPQPPVTKPLFPSAGQAAAAVPGPVGTDFKPLNSTPATTTEPPKPTFPAYTQSTASTTSTTNSTAAKPATSITSKPATLTTTSATSKLIHPDEDISLEERRAQLPKYQRNLPRPGQASLGNPPVGPIGGMMPPQPGIPPQQQGMRPPMPPHGQYGAHHQGMPGYLPGAMPPYGQGPPMVPPYQSGPPRPPMGMRPPVMSQGGRY, via the exons ATGGGCCGTAAGaagaagaagcagctgaagCCTTGGTGCTG GTATTGTAACAGGGATTTTGATGATGAAAAAATTCTTATACAGcatcaaaaagcaaagcactttAAATGCCATATATGTCATAAGAAACTGTATACAGGACCTGGTTTAGCTATACATTGCATGCAG gtacATAAAGAAACAATAGATGCTGTTCCAAATGCTATTCCTGGAAGAACAGACATTGAACTGGAAATCTATGGCATGGAGGGCATTCCAGAAAAAGATATGGAGGAACGGAGGAGGTTACTTGAACAAAAAACTCAGG AGAgccaaaagaagaaacaacaggATGATTCTGATGAGTATGAAGATGATGAATCTGCAGCTTCAACTTCGTTTCAACCCCAGCAAGTTCAGCCACAGCAGGGGTACATTCCCCCAATGGCACAACCAGGTTTGCCTCCTGTGCCAGGTGCACCAGGGATGCCTCCAG gtatACCACCATTAATGGCAGGTGTTCCACCTATGATGCCTGGAATGCCTCCAGTTATGCCTGGAATGCCACCTGG gATGATGCCGATGGGTGGAATGATGCCTCCTGGGCCAGGAATACCACCTCTTATGCCTGGTATGCCACCAG GTATGCCACCGCCTGTTGGTCCTCGTCCTGGGATGCCTCCAATGACACAAGCACAGCCTGTTACAGCACCGGGCATTCTTAACAggcccccagctcctgctgcatcGGCACCTACTCCCCAGCCTCCAGTTACTAAACCACTCTTCCCAAGTGCAGGGCAG gctgcagcagctgttccAGGTCCAGTTGGTACTGATTTCAAACCTTTGAATTCTACACCCGCAACAACAACAGAACCCCCAAAACCTACATTCCCTGCTTACACGCAGTCTACAGCCTCAACCACTAGCACGACAAACAGTACTGCAGCTAAACCAGCTACATCCATAACAAGTAAGCCTGCTACCCTCACAACAACCAGTGCAACCAGTAAGTTGATCCATCCAGATGAGGATATATCACTG GAAGAGAGAAGGGCACAGTTGCCTAAGTATCAGCGTAATCTTCCTCGACCAGGACAAGCTTCCTTGGGTAATCCACCAGTTGGGCCAATTGGAGGTATGATGCCACCACAGCCAGGAATTCCTCCACAACAGCAAGGAATGAGACCTCCCATGCCACCTCATG GTCAGTATGGTGCTCATCACCAGGGCATGCCAGGATATCTTCCTGGAGCGATGCCTCCATACGGTCAGGGACCTCCGATGGTGCCCCCTTACCAAAGTGGACCTCCTCGACCTCCAATGGGAATGAGACCTCCTGTAATGTCACAGGGTGGCCGCTACTGA
- the ZNF207 gene encoding BUB3-interacting and GLEBS motif-containing protein ZNF207 isoform X11: protein MGRKKKKQLKPWCWYCNRDFDDEKILIQHQKAKHFKCHICHKKLYTGPGLAIHCMQVHKETIDAVPNAIPGRTDIELEIYGMEGIPEKDMEERRRLLEQKTQESQKKKQQDDSDEYEDDESAASTSFQPQQVQPQQGYIPPMAQPGLPPVPGAPGMPPGIPPLMAGVPPMMPGMPPVMPGMPPGLHQQRKYMQSFCGGNMMMPMGGMMPPGPGIPPLMPGMPPGMPPPVGPRPGMPPMTQAQPVTAPGILNRPPAPAASAPTPQPPVTKPLFPSAGQAAAAVPGPVGTDFKPLNSTPATTTEPPKPTFPAYTQSTASTTSTTNSTAAKPATSITSKPATLTTTSATSKLIHPDEDISLEERRAQLPKYQRNLPRPGQASLGNPPVGPIGGMMPPQPGIPPQQQGMRPPMPPHGQYGAHHQGMPGYLPGAMPPYGQGPPMVPPYQSGPPRPPMGMRPPVMSQGGRY, encoded by the exons ATGGGCCGTAAGaagaagaagcagctgaagCCTTGGTGCTG GTATTGTAACAGGGATTTTGATGATGAAAAAATTCTTATACAGcatcaaaaagcaaagcactttAAATGCCATATATGTCATAAGAAACTGTATACAGGACCTGGTTTAGCTATACATTGCATGCAG gtacATAAAGAAACAATAGATGCTGTTCCAAATGCTATTCCTGGAAGAACAGACATTGAACTGGAAATCTATGGCATGGAGGGCATTCCAGAAAAAGATATGGAGGAACGGAGGAGGTTACTTGAACAAAAAACTCAGG AGAgccaaaagaagaaacaacaggATGATTCTGATGAGTATGAAGATGATGAATCTGCAGCTTCAACTTCGTTTCAACCCCAGCAAGTTCAGCCACAGCAGGGGTACATTCCCCCAATGGCACAACCAGGTTTGCCTCCTGTGCCAGGTGCACCAGGGATGCCTCCAG gtatACCACCATTAATGGCAGGTGTTCCACCTATGATGCCTGGAATGCCTCCAGTTATGCCTGGAATGCCACCTGG ATTACATcaacagagaaaatacatgCAGTCATTTTGTGGTGGAAACAT gATGATGCCGATGGGTGGAATGATGCCTCCTGGGCCAGGAATACCACCTCTTATGCCTGGTATGCCACCAG GTATGCCACCGCCTGTTGGTCCTCGTCCTGGGATGCCTCCAATGACACAAGCACAGCCTGTTACAGCACCGGGCATTCTTAACAggcccccagctcctgctgcatcGGCACCTACTCCCCAGCCTCCAGTTACTAAACCACTCTTCCCAAGTGCAGGGCAG gctgcagcagctgttccAGGTCCAGTTGGTACTGATTTCAAACCTTTGAATTCTACACCCGCAACAACAACAGAACCCCCAAAACCTACATTCCCTGCTTACACGCAGTCTACAGCCTCAACCACTAGCACGACAAACAGTACTGCAGCTAAACCAGCTACATCCATAACAAGTAAGCCTGCTACCCTCACAACAACCAGTGCAACCAGTAAGTTGATCCATCCAGATGAGGATATATCACTG GAAGAGAGAAGGGCACAGTTGCCTAAGTATCAGCGTAATCTTCCTCGACCAGGACAAGCTTCCTTGGGTAATCCACCAGTTGGGCCAATTGGAGGTATGATGCCACCACAGCCAGGAATTCCTCCACAACAGCAAGGAATGAGACCTCCCATGCCACCTCATG GTCAGTATGGTGCTCATCACCAGGGCATGCCAGGATATCTTCCTGGAGCGATGCCTCCATACGGTCAGGGACCTCCGATGGTGCCCCCTTACCAAAGTGGACCTCCTCGACCTCCAATGGGAATGAGACCTCCTGTAATGTCACAGGGTGGCCGCTACTGA
- the ZNF207 gene encoding BUB3-interacting and GLEBS motif-containing protein ZNF207 isoform X10, protein MGRKKKKQLKPWCWYCNRDFDDEKILIQHQKAKHFKCHICHKKLYTGPGLAIHCMQVHKETIDAVPNAIPGRTDIELEIYGMEGIPEKDMEERRRLLEQKTQAESQKKKQQDDSDEYEDDESAASTSFQPQQVQPQQGYIPPMAQPGLPPVPGAPGMPPGIPPLMAGVPPMMPGMPPVMPGMPPGLHQQRKYMQSFCGGNMMMPMGGMMPPGPGIPPLMPGMPPGMPPPVGPRPGMPPMTQAQPVTAPGILNRPPAPAASAPTPQPPVTKPLFPSAGQAAAAVPGPVGTDFKPLNSTPATTTEPPKPTFPAYTQSTASTTSTTNSTAAKPATSITSKPATLTTTSATSKLIHPDEDISLEERRAQLPKYQRNLPRPGQASLGNPPVGPIGGMMPPQPGIPPQQQGMRPPMPPHGQYGAHHQGMPGYLPGAMPPYGQGPPMVPPYQSGPPRPPMGMRPPVMSQGGRY, encoded by the exons ATGGGCCGTAAGaagaagaagcagctgaagCCTTGGTGCTG GTATTGTAACAGGGATTTTGATGATGAAAAAATTCTTATACAGcatcaaaaagcaaagcactttAAATGCCATATATGTCATAAGAAACTGTATACAGGACCTGGTTTAGCTATACATTGCATGCAG gtacATAAAGAAACAATAGATGCTGTTCCAAATGCTATTCCTGGAAGAACAGACATTGAACTGGAAATCTATGGCATGGAGGGCATTCCAGAAAAAGATATGGAGGAACGGAGGAGGTTACTTGAACAAAAAACTCAGG CAGAGAgccaaaagaagaaacaacaggATGATTCTGATGAGTATGAAGATGATGAATCTGCAGCTTCAACTTCGTTTCAACCCCAGCAAGTTCAGCCACAGCAGGGGTACATTCCCCCAATGGCACAACCAGGTTTGCCTCCTGTGCCAGGTGCACCAGGGATGCCTCCAG gtatACCACCATTAATGGCAGGTGTTCCACCTATGATGCCTGGAATGCCTCCAGTTATGCCTGGAATGCCACCTGG ATTACATcaacagagaaaatacatgCAGTCATTTTGTGGTGGAAACAT gATGATGCCGATGGGTGGAATGATGCCTCCTGGGCCAGGAATACCACCTCTTATGCCTGGTATGCCACCAG GTATGCCACCGCCTGTTGGTCCTCGTCCTGGGATGCCTCCAATGACACAAGCACAGCCTGTTACAGCACCGGGCATTCTTAACAggcccccagctcctgctgcatcGGCACCTACTCCCCAGCCTCCAGTTACTAAACCACTCTTCCCAAGTGCAGGGCAG gctgcagcagctgttccAGGTCCAGTTGGTACTGATTTCAAACCTTTGAATTCTACACCCGCAACAACAACAGAACCCCCAAAACCTACATTCCCTGCTTACACGCAGTCTACAGCCTCAACCACTAGCACGACAAACAGTACTGCAGCTAAACCAGCTACATCCATAACAAGTAAGCCTGCTACCCTCACAACAACCAGTGCAACCAGTAAGTTGATCCATCCAGATGAGGATATATCACTG GAAGAGAGAAGGGCACAGTTGCCTAAGTATCAGCGTAATCTTCCTCGACCAGGACAAGCTTCCTTGGGTAATCCACCAGTTGGGCCAATTGGAGGTATGATGCCACCACAGCCAGGAATTCCTCCACAACAGCAAGGAATGAGACCTCCCATGCCACCTCATG GTCAGTATGGTGCTCATCACCAGGGCATGCCAGGATATCTTCCTGGAGCGATGCCTCCATACGGTCAGGGACCTCCGATGGTGCCCCCTTACCAAAGTGGACCTCCTCGACCTCCAATGGGAATGAGACCTCCTGTAATGTCACAGGGTGGCCGCTACTGA
- the ZNF207 gene encoding BUB3-interacting and GLEBS motif-containing protein ZNF207 isoform X12, whose product MGRKKKKQLKPWCWYCNRDFDDEKILIQHQKAKHFKCHICHKKLYTGPGLAIHCMQVHKETIDAVPNAIPGRTDIELEIYGMEGIPEKDMEERRRLLEQKTQAESQKKKQQDDSDEYEDDESAASTSFQPQQVQPQQGYIPPMAQPGLPPVPGAPGMPPGIPPLMAGVPPMMPGMPPVMPGMPPGMMPMGGMMPPGPGIPPLMPGMPPGMPPPVGPRPGMPPMTQAQPVTAPGILNRPPAPAASAPTPQPPVTKPLFPSAGQAAAAVPGPVGTDFKPLNSTPATTTEPPKPTFPAYTQSTASTTSTTNSTAAKPATSITSKPATLTTTSATSKLIHPDEDISLEERRAQLPKYQRNLPRPGQASLGNPPVGPIGGMMPPQPGIPPQQQGMRPPMPPHGQYGAHHQGMPGYLPGAMPPYGQGPPMVPPYQSGPPRPPMGMRPPVMSQGGRY is encoded by the exons ATGGGCCGTAAGaagaagaagcagctgaagCCTTGGTGCTG GTATTGTAACAGGGATTTTGATGATGAAAAAATTCTTATACAGcatcaaaaagcaaagcactttAAATGCCATATATGTCATAAGAAACTGTATACAGGACCTGGTTTAGCTATACATTGCATGCAG gtacATAAAGAAACAATAGATGCTGTTCCAAATGCTATTCCTGGAAGAACAGACATTGAACTGGAAATCTATGGCATGGAGGGCATTCCAGAAAAAGATATGGAGGAACGGAGGAGGTTACTTGAACAAAAAACTCAGG CAGAGAgccaaaagaagaaacaacaggATGATTCTGATGAGTATGAAGATGATGAATCTGCAGCTTCAACTTCGTTTCAACCCCAGCAAGTTCAGCCACAGCAGGGGTACATTCCCCCAATGGCACAACCAGGTTTGCCTCCTGTGCCAGGTGCACCAGGGATGCCTCCAG gtatACCACCATTAATGGCAGGTGTTCCACCTATGATGCCTGGAATGCCTCCAGTTATGCCTGGAATGCCACCTGG gATGATGCCGATGGGTGGAATGATGCCTCCTGGGCCAGGAATACCACCTCTTATGCCTGGTATGCCACCAG GTATGCCACCGCCTGTTGGTCCTCGTCCTGGGATGCCTCCAATGACACAAGCACAGCCTGTTACAGCACCGGGCATTCTTAACAggcccccagctcctgctgcatcGGCACCTACTCCCCAGCCTCCAGTTACTAAACCACTCTTCCCAAGTGCAGGGCAG gctgcagcagctgttccAGGTCCAGTTGGTACTGATTTCAAACCTTTGAATTCTACACCCGCAACAACAACAGAACCCCCAAAACCTACATTCCCTGCTTACACGCAGTCTACAGCCTCAACCACTAGCACGACAAACAGTACTGCAGCTAAACCAGCTACATCCATAACAAGTAAGCCTGCTACCCTCACAACAACCAGTGCAACCAGTAAGTTGATCCATCCAGATGAGGATATATCACTG GAAGAGAGAAGGGCACAGTTGCCTAAGTATCAGCGTAATCTTCCTCGACCAGGACAAGCTTCCTTGGGTAATCCACCAGTTGGGCCAATTGGAGGTATGATGCCACCACAGCCAGGAATTCCTCCACAACAGCAAGGAATGAGACCTCCCATGCCACCTCATG GTCAGTATGGTGCTCATCACCAGGGCATGCCAGGATATCTTCCTGGAGCGATGCCTCCATACGGTCAGGGACCTCCGATGGTGCCCCCTTACCAAAGTGGACCTCCTCGACCTCCAATGGGAATGAGACCTCCTGTAATGTCACAGGGTGGCCGCTACTGA